One window from the genome of Pedobacter schmidteae encodes:
- a CDS encoding BrxA/BrxB family bacilliredoxin: MYPEYLVEPMRAELTKVGFEELKTADDVDNALAGEGTVFVVVNSVCGCAAANARPAARLAAANEKHPDKLVTVFAGMEKEAVDRARGYMIPFPPSSPAMALFKDGKLVHMIERHQIEGRPAQMIADSLIGAFEQYC; this comes from the coding sequence ATGTATCCGGAATATTTAGTAGAACCAATGCGTGCAGAACTTACCAAAGTAGGTTTTGAGGAATTAAAAACTGCAGACGATGTTGATAACGCCCTTGCTGGTGAAGGAACAGTATTTGTTGTAGTCAACTCTGTATGCGGCTGTGCGGCGGCAAATGCGCGACCGGCTGCAAGGTTGGCGGCGGCAAACGAAAAACACCCAGATAAGTTGGTTACGGTTTTTGCAGGTATGGAAAAAGAAGCGGTAGATAGGGCGAGAGGATATATGATCCCTTTTCCTCCTTCATCGCCGGCGATGGCTTTGTTTAAAGATGGTAAACTGGTTCATATGATCGAACGCCACCAAATTGAGGGACGTCCTGCACAAATGATTGCCGATAGTCTGATTGGCGCATTTGAACAATATTGCTAA
- a CDS encoding ATP-binding protein, protein MGLNRYFYSVWLVLCCFTSYVFGYTDATMPVAKDGVIDLRHQSLAQKVSLNGEWLFYWHQLVDPTDPTPNNGTLVNFPYRWTDKINGKSLPAFGYATYALKILLPKTNEYLRIAMPEVYTAYRLYINGYKVASNGKVGKTPVDFMPYWEYRTAEIPRGTDTLNILLQVSNFEHSKAGVKKSIWIGNKENIILKRKQAEAIDLLLTGCLMMGGLFFLGLYLMGNRDKAILLFALFSIVYSYRIIGIDNYVLHTVIPDIDWYFTLRMEYLSLFIGIGLFALYTRYLYPLDTHIIIIRIIGLLCFGFSLATISLPPYYFTQLMSPFLVVMLFCLVYVPYVYTMAYIRKRPGAIYTLLSSFALMPVFAITLLHYWSLIPPFQLLSFLFYISFFFLQSLILSHRVSFELKKARAEAEQGLRAKSEFLSTMSHEIRTPLNAVIGMSHLLLKNTPRDDQKEQLDVMLFSANNLLSIVNDILDLNKIEAGKVAFEHIEMNVASIAGNIVSGLQSAAHDKGIGLTLHVDSTLNNKLLGDPTRLSQVMTNLVHNAIKFTNKGFVQVGVTVTSQTEATITLNIEVKDTGIGISKEKQKVIFERFTQADSSTSRGFGGTGLGLAICKRILELQSSALNLQSDEGKGSTFYFIQTFEKSIKKLEHKTTDQLPAESDKPLTGIHILLVEDNLMNVLVAQRYLERWGATIEVALNGQEALDKLDVGRHKLVLMDLHMPVMDGYKSSMKMRQNGVTIPIIALTANLPEEIELRVMEAGIDDIVIKPFLPDELYRKVLHHISEK, encoded by the coding sequence ATGGGATTAAATAGGTATTTTTATAGCGTATGGCTTGTGCTGTGCTGCTTTACAAGTTATGTTTTTGGCTATACTGATGCAACCATGCCTGTTGCAAAAGATGGGGTTATCGACCTGCGCCACCAGTCTTTGGCTCAAAAAGTTTCGCTAAATGGCGAGTGGCTTTTTTATTGGCACCAACTTGTTGACCCTACAGATCCAACCCCCAACAATGGAACCCTGGTAAACTTTCCCTATAGATGGACTGACAAAATAAATGGGAAAAGCCTGCCGGCATTTGGCTATGCCACCTATGCACTAAAGATCCTGCTGCCCAAAACCAACGAATACCTACGCATAGCAATGCCCGAGGTTTATACAGCATACAGACTATATATTAATGGATATAAGGTAGCCTCCAATGGGAAAGTAGGAAAAACACCCGTTGATTTTATGCCCTATTGGGAATATCGAACAGCTGAGATCCCACGTGGCACAGACACCTTAAACATTCTCCTTCAGGTATCGAATTTTGAACACAGCAAAGCTGGCGTAAAAAAATCAATATGGATTGGTAACAAGGAAAATATCATCTTAAAACGAAAGCAAGCTGAAGCGATAGATTTGTTGTTGACAGGTTGCCTGATGATGGGTGGACTATTCTTTTTAGGACTTTATCTGATGGGGAACCGCGACAAAGCAATATTATTATTTGCATTGTTTTCCATTGTTTATAGTTACCGGATTATCGGAATAGACAATTATGTATTGCATACCGTGATTCCGGATATAGACTGGTACTTTACCCTTAGGATGGAGTATTTAAGTCTGTTTATCGGAATAGGCCTTTTCGCACTTTACACCCGTTATCTTTATCCGCTTGATACGCATATCATCATTATTCGGATCATCGGACTATTGTGTTTCGGCTTCTCTCTGGCAACCATCAGTCTCCCTCCCTATTACTTTACCCAACTCATGAGCCCCTTTTTGGTGGTCATGCTTTTCTGCCTGGTATACGTTCCGTATGTGTATACAATGGCTTATATCAGGAAAAGACCAGGCGCTATTTATACCCTTTTAAGTTCTTTCGCACTAATGCCTGTTTTCGCAATAACATTGCTGCATTATTGGTCACTTATTCCACCCTTTCAGTTGCTGAGTTTTCTTTTCTACATCAGTTTTTTCTTCCTTCAGTCACTTATTCTTTCGCATCGCGTTTCCTTCGAGCTTAAAAAAGCAAGAGCTGAGGCCGAACAAGGGCTAAGGGCAAAAAGTGAATTTTTGAGCACCATGAGTCACGAGATCAGAACACCACTGAATGCGGTAATTGGTATGAGCCACCTGCTCTTAAAAAACACCCCCAGGGACGACCAGAAAGAACAACTTGATGTCATGCTTTTTTCAGCAAACAATCTTTTATCTATTGTTAACGACATTTTAGATCTGAATAAAATTGAGGCGGGGAAAGTAGCATTTGAACACATCGAAATGAATGTAGCCTCCATTGCCGGTAATATCGTTTCGGGTTTGCAGAGCGCTGCACATGACAAAGGCATTGGTCTAACCCTTCATGTGGATAGCACACTAAACAATAAATTATTAGGTGATCCTACACGTTTATCACAAGTGATGACCAATCTGGTTCACAATGCCATAAAATTTACCAACAAAGGATTTGTGCAGGTTGGCGTTACTGTAACCAGTCAGACAGAGGCTACCATTACGTTGAACATTGAGGTTAAAGATACCGGAATTGGCATTTCCAAAGAAAAACAAAAAGTCATTTTTGAGCGGTTTACCCAAGCCGACTCTTCTACATCAAGGGGCTTTGGAGGAACCGGCCTGGGACTGGCCATTTGTAAGCGGATATTGGAACTACAAAGTTCAGCACTAAACCTTCAAAGTGATGAAGGTAAAGGCTCGACTTTTTATTTCATACAAACGTTTGAGAAAAGTATAAAAAAGCTAGAGCATAAAACAACAGACCAACTCCCTGCAGAAAGTGATAAACCCTTAACGGGCATACATATATTACTGGTAGAAGACAACCTGATGAACGTACTGGTAGCACAAAGGTACCTGGAACGTTGGGGAGCTACCATTGAGGTAGCCCTAAATGGACAGGAGGCGCTGGACAAACTGGATGTAGGCAGACACAAACTGGTGTTAATGGACTTACATATGCCAGTAATGGATGGCTACAAATCCAGCATGAAAATGCGTCAGAACGGGGTTACGATACCAATCATTGCACTTACAGCTAATTTGCCTGAAGAGATAGAGCTTAGAGTGATGGAGGCCGGAATTGATGACATTGTCATTAAACCTTTTTTACCTGACGAACTGTATCGAAAAGTGTTGCACCACATTTCGGAAAAATAA
- the cdaA gene encoding diadenylate cyclase CdaA: protein MKTLEFDFLKVTITDAVDIILVALIIYYIYNLIKNTLAVNLLLGMVIILVIHWVVDALHMNLLSSILNQFMSVGIIALIVIFQPEIRRFLLLIGKNTFLQQNKAWWGYLFGSKNIEQNNLIRIKPIIDACKSMKKSRTGALIVFVKFYDDQLFANSCEMIDSKISKRLLESIFQKYSPLHDGAVVIAENKIKSASCILPLTDNDKLPPQFGLRHRAGIGVSETTDAVAVIISEETGEIAYAKQGRVRMNVSFGELEKLLNKDF from the coding sequence GTGAAAACATTAGAATTTGATTTCTTAAAAGTGACCATTACAGATGCGGTAGATATTATTCTCGTCGCACTGATCATATATTACATTTACAACCTCATAAAAAATACCCTGGCGGTAAACCTGCTACTTGGTATGGTAATCATTCTGGTAATACACTGGGTAGTAGATGCCTTACACATGAACCTGCTTTCCAGCATCCTCAACCAATTTATGAGTGTAGGAATCATAGCCTTGATTGTGATCTTCCAACCTGAAATCAGGCGTTTTTTACTATTGATCGGAAAAAACACTTTTTTACAGCAGAATAAAGCATGGTGGGGTTATCTGTTTGGCAGTAAAAATATAGAGCAAAACAACCTTATCCGCATAAAACCAATTATTGACGCCTGCAAAAGCATGAAAAAATCAAGGACAGGCGCGTTAATTGTGTTTGTTAAATTTTATGACGACCAGTTGTTTGCCAACAGCTGTGAAATGATTGATTCTAAAATATCAAAACGCTTACTGGAAAGTATTTTCCAGAAATATAGTCCGCTTCATGATGGTGCAGTTGTGATTGCCGAAAACAAGATTAAAAGTGCAAGCTGCATTCTTCCCTTAACCGACAATGACAAATTGCCTCCTCAATTTGGGTTACGTCACCGGGCAGGCATTGGCGTATCGGAAACAACTGATGCTGTTGCCGTTATCATATCTGAGGAGACCGGAGAAATTGCCTATGCCAAACAAGGAAGGGTAAGAATGAATGTTTCTTTCGGGGAGCTGGAAAAATTACTCAACAAGGATTTTTAA
- the folP gene encoding dihydropteroate synthase: MAKDTFLNRKTTLNLQGKLLDLTEPCVMGILNITPDSFYSDSRTGTIEEALERAQTILNEGGRFIDIGAYSSRPGAADVTEQQEIDRLVPVVEVIRKKFPEALLSVDTFRAEVARAAIQAGAHIINDISGGEMDGNMFQTVADLNVPYILMHMRGTPQTMQQHTAYENLMPEMVAYFAEKISRLKEAGVKDIVLDPGFGFAKTLEQNYEILHHMDDLNLFELPVLAGLSRKSMIYKFLGGGPEQALNGTTALNTIALLKGTQILRVHDVKAAAECIALVTKMQQQ; this comes from the coding sequence ATGGCTAAAGATACATTTTTAAACCGAAAGACCACACTAAACCTGCAAGGTAAACTGCTTGATTTAACTGAGCCTTGTGTGATGGGAATACTCAATATTACCCCTGATTCATTTTATAGTGACAGCCGTACTGGCACCATTGAAGAGGCGCTGGAGCGGGCCCAAACTATTTTAAACGAAGGTGGTCGGTTTATTGACATTGGGGCATACTCGTCCAGACCAGGTGCGGCCGACGTAACCGAGCAACAGGAAATTGACAGATTGGTTCCCGTTGTAGAGGTGATTCGCAAAAAATTTCCAGAGGCCTTATTGTCCGTGGACACCTTCAGGGCTGAAGTAGCCCGAGCGGCCATCCAGGCCGGGGCGCATATCATCAACGACATATCAGGAGGAGAAATGGATGGGAATATGTTTCAAACGGTAGCTGATTTAAATGTTCCATACATCCTAATGCATATGAGAGGGACTCCACAAACCATGCAACAACACACAGCATACGAAAACCTGATGCCAGAGATGGTGGCTTATTTCGCCGAAAAAATAAGCAGACTAAAAGAGGCAGGTGTAAAAGATATTGTTCTGGATCCGGGATTTGGTTTCGCGAAAACACTTGAGCAGAATTATGAGATTTTGCACCACATGGACGACCTTAATTTGTTTGAACTACCTGTACTTGCAGGCCTTTCCAGAAAATCAATGATCTATAAATTTTTAGGTGGAGGCCCCGAACAGGCATTAAATGGCACCACGGCACTAAATACCATCGCTTTATTGAAGGGCACCCAGATTTTAAGGGTCCATGATGTGAAAGCAGCCGCAGAATGTATTGCCCTGGTTACAAAAATGCAACAGCAGTAA
- a CDS encoding DUF1599 domain-containing protein yields MATNTSQEFDAVIAVCKSLFLKKTKDYGTAWRILRPASITDQIFIKAQRIRTLEEKKISKVGEDITAEYIGIINYSIIAMIQLELNENDPLEMELKVVEQAYDQKIKDTKELMFNKNHDYGEAWRDMRISSLTDLILMKIFRVKQIEDNQGQTLASEGVDANYQDMLNYSVFALIKLGVQ; encoded by the coding sequence TTGGCAACAAATACATCTCAGGAATTCGACGCGGTAATAGCGGTTTGCAAATCGCTTTTTTTAAAGAAAACAAAAGACTATGGAACAGCCTGGCGAATACTCAGGCCGGCTTCAATAACTGATCAGATTTTTATTAAAGCGCAACGTATCCGTACGCTGGAGGAAAAAAAGATCTCAAAAGTAGGAGAAGACATTACAGCTGAGTACATCGGTATCATCAATTATAGTATTATTGCCATGATCCAGTTGGAGCTGAATGAGAATGATCCGCTGGAAATGGAACTCAAAGTGGTTGAGCAGGCTTACGATCAAAAAATAAAGGACACAAAAGAACTGATGTTCAATAAAAACCACGACTATGGTGAAGCCTGGCGCGATATGCGCATTAGTTCTTTAACCGATTTGATATTGATGAAAATCTTCCGTGTCAAACAGATTGAAGATAACCAGGGACAAACCCTGGCTTCTGAAGGCGTAGATGCCAATTATCAAGATATGTTAAACTATTCGGTATTTGCACTGATTAAATTGGGCGTTCAATAA
- a CDS encoding BT_3928 family protein yields MKKTILNFSRIFVGVLFIFSGLIKANDPLGFGYKLQEYFDVFHMSFLGGMATGIAILLCVFEIVLGALLLLGAWAKKVTGGLLAVIIFFTFLTFVSAAFKVVTSCGCFGDAIPLTPWQSFSKDLVLLVLIIYLFVHHQLIKPVTTSLKAQKGWFVLVTLISTLFGLYTYNMLPILDFLPYKIGANLPQLMKIPEGEKGDEYAIMYKMHNKKTGEKKVMSDKDYLKTEIWKDDNWEIVGDPDKVLVKKGYEPKIKDLLITDASGTDYTKELIENPYYNLVIVAYNLNDVNEKAIAELNTLALNATEQFNLRTVLLTSNSASDAEQFSKRMKLFAEVFYADAVPLKSMVRSNPGVLLLKNGVIIDKWHYHTVPSFDKLADQYFSK; encoded by the coding sequence ATGAAGAAGACGATATTAAATTTTTCAAGAATATTTGTTGGTGTTCTTTTTATCTTTTCTGGCCTGATTAAGGCAAATGATCCACTTGGGTTTGGCTATAAACTGCAGGAATACTTTGATGTATTTCATATGTCGTTTTTAGGTGGCATGGCAACCGGAATTGCCATATTGTTGTGTGTGTTTGAGATCGTTCTGGGTGCATTGCTACTGTTAGGTGCCTGGGCTAAGAAAGTAACCGGCGGTTTGCTTGCCGTTATTATCTTTTTTACTTTTTTAACTTTCGTCTCTGCGGCCTTTAAAGTTGTTACTTCCTGTGGATGTTTTGGTGACGCCATTCCTTTAACACCATGGCAGTCGTTCTCTAAAGATCTGGTCTTACTGGTGCTGATTATCTATCTGTTTGTACATCATCAATTGATCAAACCGGTTACCACAAGTTTAAAAGCACAAAAAGGCTGGTTTGTATTGGTCACCCTGATTTCTACCTTGTTTGGTCTTTATACTTACAATATGTTGCCGATTCTCGATTTTTTACCTTATAAAATAGGAGCCAATCTTCCCCAACTGATGAAGATTCCGGAAGGAGAAAAAGGTGATGAGTATGCAATTATGTACAAAATGCATAACAAAAAAACTGGCGAAAAAAAGGTGATGAGTGATAAGGACTACCTCAAAACGGAGATATGGAAAGATGACAACTGGGAAATTGTAGGTGACCCCGACAAGGTGTTGGTGAAAAAAGGTTATGAACCTAAAATCAAAGACCTGCTGATTACAGATGCCTCAGGGACAGACTATACCAAAGAGCTGATTGAAAATCCTTACTACAACCTGGTTATTGTTGCTTATAATCTTAATGATGTAAACGAAAAGGCTATTGCCGAACTGAATACCCTTGCGCTAAATGCTACTGAACAATTTAACCTCAGAACGGTATTGTTAACCTCTAATTCGGCTAGTGATGCAGAGCAGTTCAGTAAACGTATGAAGTTATTTGCCGAGGTTTTTTATGCGGATGCTGTACCTTTAAAAAGTATGGTCAGATCAAATCCTGGTGTATTATTACTTAAAAATGGTGTAATCATTGATAAATGGCATTATCATACAGTACCTTCTTTTGATAAACTGGCCGATCAATATTTTAGTAAATAA
- a CDS encoding ABC transporter permease gives MLQYAVKKILYGFAVMAGVIAVVFILFNVLPGDPARMTMGQRADVSSLEAVRKEFGLDRSKPEQFFLYLNDLSPLGFHENTTESKEKYHYLRLISFGDQVMALKWPYLRRSYQTKRDVTAILSETVPNTFVLALTAMVFATALGVFLGVVSAVHKDTWIDKAANAFAILGISAPSFFAGIIIAWLFGFVLSDYTGLNMSGSLYSYDPFKGEIMTWKNLWLPMITLGLRPLAIIVQLTRSAMLDVLAQDYIRTARAKGLSRNAIIYKHALKNALNPVITAISGWFASLLAGSFFVEYIFGYNGLGRTTVNALEMSDFPVVMGSILFIALVFVIINILVDVLYAFVDPRVKLA, from the coding sequence ATGCTGCAATACGCCGTCAAAAAAATCTTATATGGATTCGCCGTAATGGCAGGCGTTATTGCAGTGGTATTTATTTTGTTTAATGTATTGCCAGGTGATCCGGCAAGGATGACTATGGGGCAGCGGGCCGATGTATCCTCACTCGAAGCGGTACGTAAAGAATTCGGCCTGGATAGATCCAAGCCTGAGCAATTTTTTCTTTATCTGAATGACCTTTCGCCACTGGGCTTTCATGAAAATACAACTGAAAGTAAAGAAAAGTATCATTACCTGAGGCTGATCAGTTTTGGCGATCAGGTGATGGCGCTTAAATGGCCTTACCTGAGGCGTTCTTATCAAACAAAACGGGATGTGACCGCTATCTTATCAGAAACAGTACCTAATACCTTTGTACTGGCACTTACCGCCATGGTATTTGCTACAGCCCTCGGCGTATTTTTAGGTGTAGTTTCTGCAGTTCATAAAGACACATGGATTGATAAAGCTGCAAATGCATTTGCCATTTTGGGTATTTCTGCACCTTCTTTTTTTGCGGGGATCATTATTGCCTGGCTGTTTGGGTTTGTCCTAAGCGACTATACCGGCCTCAATATGTCGGGAAGTCTTTACAGCTACGATCCGTTTAAAGGTGAGATTATGACCTGGAAAAACTTATGGCTGCCAATGATTACCCTGGGATTAAGGCCCCTGGCTATTATTGTGCAGCTGACCAGAAGTGCAATGTTGGATGTGCTGGCGCAGGATTATATCCGTACAGCACGCGCCAAAGGTTTAAGCCGAAATGCCATTATATACAAGCATGCCTTAAAAAATGCCTTAAATCCCGTGATTACGGCTATATCGGGGTGGTTTGCATCTCTGCTGGCGGGTTCATTTTTTGTGGAGTATATATTTGGCTATAATGGTTTGGGACGTACCACCGTAAATGCCCTAGAAATGTCCGACTTCCCGGTCGTAATGGGATCCATTCTTTTCATTGCACTGGTGTTTGTTATAATTAATATTTTAGTAGATGTATTATATGCCTTTGTCGATCCAAGGGTAAAACTAGCATAA
- a CDS encoding shikimate kinase has product MKIFLIGFMGCGKSTLGKKLAQKLGYEFIDLDHQIEKSEGSTISEYFSTHGEAAFRKLENKTLKGFDYPLNAVVATGGGAPCFFDNMDWINENGLSVYIEMTAAALAKRLEGGKDKRPVLKDLDETQMIEFIENKLKERNVFYKRAQLTVNGINLTADAMRAMILNRQ; this is encoded by the coding sequence ATGAAAATTTTTTTAATAGGGTTTATGGGCTGTGGTAAAAGTACACTTGGGAAAAAGCTTGCTCAAAAGCTGGGATATGAATTTATAGACCTTGATCATCAGATAGAAAAAAGTGAGGGGAGTACCATCAGCGAATATTTTTCGACTCACGGCGAAGCCGCTTTCAGAAAGCTGGAAAATAAGACCTTAAAGGGATTCGATTACCCACTAAATGCAGTAGTGGCTACAGGAGGTGGGGCGCCTTGTTTTTTCGACAACATGGACTGGATCAATGAAAATGGATTATCTGTCTATATCGAAATGACGGCCGCGGCTTTAGCCAAGCGGTTGGAAGGTGGTAAAGACAAAAGGCCCGTATTAAAAGATTTGGATGAAACACAAATGATTGAGTTTATAGAAAATAAACTCAAGGAACGCAATGTGTTCTATAAACGGGCTCAGCTAACTGTAAATGGAATTAACCTCACCGCAGATGCGATGAGGGCAATGATATTAAACAGGCAATAA
- a CDS encoding DoxX family protein has protein sequence MTVIQKIEHWGDVHHAKWLDIIRIVLGLLIFSKGIAIVSNTTALQDMLLQNNTYGFSGMMSSLALHIVGFVHLVGGILITIGLVTRFAAVIQIPILIVAVFFVNLAHGFSILNNELWLSILVLLLLILFWVVGSGPFSVDQAMKKRPNIYR, from the coding sequence ATGACAGTTATTCAAAAAATTGAGCATTGGGGCGATGTCCATCATGCCAAATGGCTTGACATTATCAGGATTGTATTAGGCCTGCTCATCTTTAGCAAAGGTATTGCCATTGTAAGCAATACGACAGCACTTCAGGACATGTTATTGCAAAACAACACTTATGGCTTCTCAGGCATGATGTCGAGCCTGGCTCTACATATTGTTGGTTTTGTACATCTGGTGGGTGGAATCTTAATCACCATTGGACTGGTTACCCGCTTTGCGGCTGTAATCCAGATTCCAATACTGATTGTGGCCGTATTTTTTGTGAACCTGGCACATGGCTTTTCTATTTTGAACAATGAGCTCTGGCTGTCCATTCTGGTATTGTTGTTACTGATCCTGTTCTGGGTAGTAGGTTCTGGCCCATTCTCAGTAGATCAGGCCATGAAGAAAAGGCCCAACATCTACAGATAA
- the truA gene encoding tRNA pseudouridine(38-40) synthase TruA: MRYFVHIGYNGLKYNGWQKQPGVLNVQGVLETALSQVLKIPVAIIGCGRTDAHVHASQFFFHMDIEKPWDFDLMFRMNKLLPAGIAVFDIVPVEAQRHARFDAVLRSYDYFLHTYKNPFLNGLSSFYLLDKLDFDKMSQAAAILPKYKDYRAFCTSPDKYEHTICNVMSASLSVDEYGDQLRFQISSNRFLSKMIRIIMGQLLKIGRGVLSVEEFENYLIYNQTPELITPAHPQGLYLSKVSYPYLNLPPRQQFSSVLQLQADLSWQRL; this comes from the coding sequence TTGAGGTATTTTGTTCACATAGGATATAACGGTTTAAAGTACAACGGCTGGCAAAAACAGCCAGGTGTACTAAATGTACAGGGAGTTTTGGAAACGGCGCTTAGCCAGGTGTTAAAAATACCGGTAGCCATTATTGGCTGCGGTCGTACCGATGCGCACGTGCACGCCAGTCAGTTTTTTTTTCACATGGACATTGAAAAACCATGGGACTTTGACCTGATGTTCAGGATGAATAAATTATTGCCAGCGGGTATTGCCGTCTTCGATATAGTTCCTGTAGAAGCGCAAAGGCACGCACGCTTTGACGCGGTGCTAAGATCGTACGATTATTTTCTCCACACCTATAAAAATCCTTTTTTAAATGGGCTGAGTTCGTTTTATCTGCTGGATAAACTCGATTTTGATAAGATGAGCCAGGCAGCAGCCATATTGCCGAAATATAAGGATTACAGGGCTTTTTGTACCAGTCCGGACAAATATGAACACACCATTTGCAATGTCATGTCGGCCAGCTTATCTGTTGACGAATATGGCGACCAGCTGCGGTTTCAGATATCGTCAAATCGCTTTCTCAGTAAAATGATCAGAATCATTATGGGACAATTGTTGAAGATTGGCCGCGGGGTTTTGAGTGTAGAAGAATTTGAGAACTACCTGATTTATAATCAAACTCCTGAGCTGATTACGCCGGCACATCCCCAGGGATTATATTTGTCAAAAGTAAGCTACCCTTACCTGAACCTACCGCCACGACAGCAATTTTCTTCTGTTTTACAATTGCAGGCAGATCTAAGCTGGCAGCGTTTGTAA